The genomic segment GCAAGCCAAAGCTCAGGGCCGTTACCATCGAGACCGAGGCCATACATTTCCGGTGGCTTGTTCAGTTTCTTTGCGAATTCGAGCATCTCGTCGATGGTCTCGGGAGCGCGGTCCGGAAGGCCGGCTGCCTTGAATGCCGTCCTGTTCCAGAGAAGAACGTTGGTGAGGCCGAGCGAGGTAAGGACGTAGGTCGAACCCTTGTAGCCCTTGTCTGCCCACGGCTCGTAGGCGCCAAGGATATCGTTGCCGGCCGCTTTGTCTGCATCGATCAATTCGTCGAGCGGAGCGATCCAGCCTTCCTCGACAAAGCGAGCAAGCTGTGTGGGTACCCAGAGTTCGAACGTGTCCGGCAACGCACCAGCTTGGCCCGAAAGCTCCATTTTCTTGATGTATTCGATAAAGCCGATCTCTTCGACCTGGAGATCGACATCCGGATTGGCTTTGCGATAATCATCGAAAACCTTCAGGAAAATATCCGGCATTTCGGTCGAACGCCAGTTCGAATGAGTGACGACCGTCTTGCCTTGTGCCAGCAAGCCTGACGGCAACGCGGCGGCACCGAGCGCGATCGCGCTCGATTGCAGAAGAAACCGACGCGATATATGCGGAACTGTGAAACGAGGTGTATCTGTCATGATTATTCCCCTATCGTTTTTCGATTCTGAGTGATCGATCCGTCTTTCGCTTCTAGACGTGATGCTGTCCACGGGGACCGAATGCGTGCCCAACACCACCATAAGCCGCGCCCCAGTCGCGCGAATGAGGTACCGTTCCTAATGACCGTTCCCCGGTTGGTCAGGCTGCGGCGGCAGCACTCGACTCCAGGCGTTTTCCGGTCGACTTGTCGAACGAATGAATTTCTCGAAGTGGCACCCGAAATGCCTGCAGCTCCCCGATCACGAACTTGCCGCCCGCCATGGCGGGCACGTCGGCCACGATTTGCACGTTATCGGCCCCATCCAGCGTGCCGTAGACGAGTTGAGTGGAGCCGAGTTTCTCTACCCGCCGGACAATGATATTGACTTCCTTGGTCGCGACCTTTTCGCCAACCAGCCCAGGATGGAGAAGCTGTTCAGGACGAAAGCCTTCAAGGACATTGCCGCGCGGAACGATGTTCATGGCGGGTGAGCCGACAAAAGTTGCGACGAATGTATCGGCCGGACGATTATAGATTTCATCCGGCGTGCCCACTTGGCGCACTATGCCGTCCGACAGGACCGCGATCCGATGCCCGAGCGACATGGCTTCGACCTGGTCATGTGTCACGTAGATCGTCGTTGCCTTCGTTTCCGCCTGGAATTGCTGAATTTCCTGCCGGGCGGTTGCCCGTAGCTTCGCATCGAGGTTGGACAGCGGTTCATCCATCATGAACACGGACGGACTGCGCACCAGGGCTCGTGCCAAGGCAACGCGCTGACGCTCGCCTCCCGAAAGTTGCTTCGGTTTGCGGTCAAGATGCTGCTCGATCCTGAACATGCGAGCGGCCCAAAGTGTGCGCTCCTCGATCCGCTTGCGGTCGAGTTTCATCTTTCGCAATGGAAACTCGATGTTGGCACGAACGGTGAGATGCGGATAAAGCGCATAGGTTTGGAAAACCATTGCGACGTTTCTGTCCTTTGGTGACAGGTCCGTGACATCCTTGCCATCAATTCTAATGGCTCCAGTCGTAACGGTTTCGATGCCGGCAATCATCCGCATCAATGTCGATTTGCCACAACCCGATGGGCCCAGCAAAACAAGAAACTCGCCGTCGGCCACGTCGAGACTGATTCCCTTCACAGCGGCGTAATGGCCGAAGGACTTTGTGACGTTGCTGATTTGAACGAAGCTCATGTCATGCCCTCAAGTATCTGTTGAACGGTGAGCGCCTTTTGAAAGGCGCCCGATTGTTAGGCCGCTGCGTTCCGCCGGAATTCGGTGCTGCGAATGACGTCCTGAAATGCCTCCAGG from the Rhizobium sp. CIAT894 genome contains:
- a CDS encoding sugar ABC transporter substrate-binding protein, whose amino-acid sequence is MVVLGTHSVPVDSITSRSERRIDHSESKNDRGIIMTDTPRFTVPHISRRFLLQSSAIALGAAALPSGLLAQGKTVVTHSNWRSTEMPDIFLKVFDDYRKANPDVDLQVEEIGFIEYIKKMELSGQAGALPDTFELWVPTQLARFVEEGWIAPLDELIDADKAAGNDILGAYEPWADKGYKGSTYVLTSLGLTNVLLWNRTAFKAAGLPDRAPETIDEMLEFAKKLNKPPEMYGLGLDGNGPELWLALAWMFYANETRIGRVGGDFQINKPKAVETVQFIVDLVNKHGVVPSFTTTDFEKLRSSFAAGRVAMMPDWNGVPAVIEGLKPTFEWAISPLPKGKTTGAMLMGGDSTYAISANSKNKKAAWEFIKVLAGHDTQQAIADKWPFLITRKEIWDEVQKGTLGTSDSLKVALEQSQRPNAYDTYSEMPPQLLQAVDIFRTELHGVVANQQTAQEGMDKVAAQWADLYQQWDESYGELGDRYTR
- a CDS encoding ABC transporter ATP-binding protein is translated as MSFVQISNVTKSFGHYAAVKGISLDVADGEFLVLLGPSGCGKSTLMRMIAGIETVTTGAIRIDGKDVTDLSPKDRNVAMVFQTYALYPHLTVRANIEFPLRKMKLDRKRIEERTLWAARMFRIEQHLDRKPKQLSGGERQRVALARALVRSPSVFMMDEPLSNLDAKLRATARQEIQQFQAETKATTIYVTHDQVEAMSLGHRIAVLSDGIVRQVGTPDEIYNRPADTFVATFVGSPAMNIVPRGNVLEGFRPEQLLHPGLVGEKVATKEVNIIVRRVEKLGSTQLVYGTLDGADNVQIVADVPAMAGGKFVIGELQAFRVPLREIHSFDKSTGKRLESSAAAAA